A region of the Stieleria neptunia genome:
GGCACCGATACAAGGGCAAGAACGGCAACCCCGACCGGCTTACCCTGTCATGCAATGGATACCGGCAAGGCACCTGCCAAGCTAACTACGTAAATCAGCGCGACGTCGTGGCGTCAGTGGTCGCGTCATTCGATCAACTGATTGATCAGGACAAGGCCGATGCACTGCGGGAGGCCTACGCCGATTCATTGCGAGACGATCGCCCTAGCGTCAACGTGAAGGCCCTGAGAGCGTCTCTCGCGACCGCACAAGCCGACTACGACAATCTACGCGGCAAGCTGGCGAAACTTCCTGACGATCTGCTGGCAGACTTCACCGACGATCTGCGAAAGAAGAAAGCCCAGATTGAAAAACTACAATCGCGAATCGACGCGGCAAGCGTGCCCGAAGTCGATCAGTTAAGCCGATTCGATGAACAGCTAGACATGCTCGGCGACGTCGTGGGAGAACTGAAAGCCGCTATCGCCGAAATAGCCGATACCGAACCGAGGTTAGTTCGAAACTTGCTGGCGACGATCTGCGAGTCGATCAAGCTGGATGTGACCGACCGAGGAAAGGGCAAGTCGCCAAGGTTCGAATTGATTGATGGTGAAATCACCGTGAAACCTGGATTTAACTTGATACCCGCTTCCTAAAGCTGGTGTCGCAGGTTCGAATCCTGCCGGGGGTGCTGAGGATGGCAGGTGTTGGCAGCAAGACAAGAAAATGGGTGACAGGAAAATGGCGTGCGTGTGCCCCGCATCGTTTTCCATTGGCAGGCCCATTCCGCCAGCCGGCCCTCTCGTTTCAGCAACCCATTTTCTTGTCACCTATTTTCCTGTCTCTCGAATTCTGACCCGACGCCTCATTTTTCTGCCCACCATTTTTCTGCCATCTCTGAGCAGCGGTTTCGCTGGACGAAAGGCCATGCAAAATGCCCGGACGTTAAGATTGGTTGCAGGATTGCCGCGTTGGCGGATAGGCTTGATCGGTCGGGTTTACGTCTCACAGGTGGGTGTGTCATTGATGTATCACGGGTCTTTTGTCGGTCTGTTGACCGTCTTGCTTTGCAGCGCCGGTTCTTTGCGCGCCCAAGAAAATGACGTCGGGTCGGATTCCACAGACGTAACGCTGGTCACGCAGCGAATGCAAGTGATGCGCGATCATGCGATGGCGATTCAGTTTCGTTCGAGTAACGCTTCGCATGCCAAACAAGTTCGTCCAGAACCGTTGTTCCGGTACGACGATATTCCTCGCGGCTATTTGGATGGTGCGGTTTGGCGCTGGGGGGAAACCGGGCGACCGTTAGCGATCGTCACGACGGAACTTCATCCGAAGTACTTGGGTGCCGGGCCACGCATCGTTTACGATTTTCTGTCGTTGGCAGACTTTCCGTTTACGGCGACGTCAAGCCATTGCCAGTGGCAACCGTCCATGTCCGCGGTCCAGTTCAAACAAATGGCCGATGCACCGTCCCCCGTGGCGACCGCGGCGGGTCGAAAGATTCAAATGAATCGGCTGATCCAAGGCTTCGTCGCGTCGCAGGTCGTCAGCGCAGAGACGTCCGATACCAAACGGTTGAAATTGCGACTGCTGCCCCGACCGATCGACGTCTACCAACCAGACGGACCGGACAGCAACGGTGCGGTCTACTTGTTTGTCGCAGGACGAATGCCCGGTGTGATCGTGTTTCTCGAAACCGACGGTCAAACATGGACGTACGGTATCGGTCGCCTGTCCGCTCCCAGCACCTTGGTCGTCACTCTTGACCAAACCGAGGTTTACCGGGTGCCACCGAACTTCGGGACTTGGAGCGGTGGCTACAACGCAAGCAATGCGCCGGTCGACATCCCTGGGATCGATCGATCACGCTAACGAACGATTTGCAAATCTGATTTGATTTCTGACAGGTCGATCGCATGTCATTCCGTGCGTGTATAAACAGCCGGGTACACAAACTCGGGCTGCTTGGGCGGACACAGATACGTGAATCGTTCGCTCACCGGTTTCCCCTCGTCGACGAGTTGGACGGCCAGTTCAGGCGGTGATTCGCCCTCCAGCTGGAAAGTCAAACCGACCAGCAGGTCGCCCGATTCAGTTCGTTCTACCGACTTGCGTAACAGCGATGCGCGCATCAGTTGAACATCCACACCCATGTGGGCAAGCACATGGGCTTTGTCGAGCGGTGTTCCTGAGAATCGAATCGTCATGTCAATCGACTGCTCATCGGAATCACGCTTGACGTCAAAATGAGTCGCACGGGCAACGTTGACTTGACGGCCGTAGTCCCCGGCAAAGAAACTCACCGTGTAGTTCAATTGGACCGGCTCGTCCACCGTCGGCTTCGAATCGGGGACCCAGTAGGCGGCAATATTGTCGACGCCTTCATGCGCTCCCGGCAACTCCAACAATTCAATCACGCCATCGGTCCATGCTTCGTCCGTCGTTACCCACACGCTGGGACGAAGGTCATAACGTGCATTGTGATCATCATAGTGGTAGAAGGATCGATTTCGCTGCATCAATCCGAATCCGATCAATTGATCAACGGCGATGCGGCTGACCGAGGGATAACTTTGTCGCGCAAAGGCGCGCCAGGTCCACTCGCTCGCATCGTCTGACGACGACGCGTCTGGATCTAACTGATTGGAGTGCCGCCGGTTTGTGGTTGCGTTTCGATGTTGCACGAGCAATCCGTCGCTGTCGTGGACGGCCGGGCGAGCATCCTTGGGCGGTCCGTCCAGCCCGTCACCCCAGATCCACATGCTGGTCAACGGAGCCAGCGCGACCTTGTCCGGGGTGCTGCGAAAGTGAAGCGTTGATTCGACCTGCAATTGGGATTCGTGCATGCCCGGTGTCAGTTCAAACTTGTACGCACCCGCCACACTGGGGCTGTCCAACAGTGCAAGCACGGTCACACGATGTTGGTCGTGCTGTGGTCGGATCACCCAAAAGCCGCGAAAGAAGGGGAACTCTTCCTCACGGTTCATCGCGATGTCGATTGCCAACGCTCTTGCGGAGGCCCCATAGTGGGTTGCACCGCTGCGGCCGCGAAAATAGCTGGCCCCGAGAAACGTCAATAATTCCTGACCGCCGCTCATCCCATCGATGGTGCTGACCAATTTCAATCCTGCATGTCCCGCATCGCAGGGAATGGCATCCGGAATCAAGGGTGGTTGATACTGGAAATCTGACTTCGAAAACATCACCTCCTGTGTTTCGCCATTGCTGATTGTGAAGATGCGAACCTTGTCGCGTTGGACAAATCCGCGGTGAAAGGTTTCCAGTGAGGTCGGCCGTTCGTTCCACCAGACGGCATGCTTGGGCCGGAATGAGATCCGCCGATAGTCATCGTACTGCATGCTCGCCAAAACCTCCGGCAGGACCGATCGCGGTGTCGCCGGACCGTCAGCAACCTGCCGAGCGAGGGTGCACAAACTGCCATAGTCGACGACATCTGTCCATTGGCCAATCGATCGGTCGGACGCTTGTGACATGGGGGGGCAACCGATCGTGACCAAGAGGATGAGTGGGACCATGACGAAACGCAGATGAACCATAGCGGACTCCATAGAACGAAAGCGGCAGAACGTGAGCGGCCAATGCATTGCGATAGCAAACCCGATTCAGTCAATCGACCGCCGCCAGAACGGCGAACGACATTTGAATCGGTTCACAAAGAATGTGAGCCAGCCACGGCTTTGCAATCCCCATGCCGATGTTGAAACGACCGATGGCCATCGGTGTTGGTTGAGATTCGAGCAGGCGTTGCTCGTTTGTCGTCCACCCGACGCAGCCTGCCCGACGGCAAACGATTCCATCTCAGTGAAATTGAAATGAAGCTTCCGCGCGGAAAGAAATTGGAGCAGGGTCACTCTTCCGCTGCAGGCGGTTAGACGGGGACTTAGTTTCCCCTAGCAAGTGAACTTTCTTTCGTCTCGGCCTGTGTCGTTAGGCGATGTGCCGCGGAAACAATATCAATGCTCGCGATCGGCACGCCGTTTGAAGTTGGGGGCAACAAGTGTGTCGAACTTTTCCACCCGTGTCCCCGTCGATCGGCGGACACCTTGTCTTGACTTTGTCTTTGGAACTGAACCCATGTTCGTTGCTTTTGATACGAATCTGAATCCTCAACCTGTTGTCTTCTTAAGCCACCCGGCAGAGATTCAACAACCGGTTTCGCTTGTCACGTTGATTGAACGATACCTTGATGCCAGCGGATCTGCTGATCGCCGGTCGAACCACTCGATCGCCGTTCTGATCGCCGAGCGAACAGAGCGAGTTTGCGGTGAGCAAGGTGATCTGATTCGTACCGCACTTCGATTGGCCGCCGACCAGGTTGCCAGCACGGGAAACCGGCAGGTCGTGCCGTCGCCACAATGCAGTGTGATGCAACCGGCGCAACCCGTTCGCCGCGCCGCACCGCTGCGACTGAGTTGGTGGACAGGTTTGATTCTGTCGTACCGCTTCACCGCGTCTACGAGTGCCGGTACGCGATAGCGTTGCTGCCTTGACGGTTTTCAGCGTTCGGCTAAGTCTCTCGGTCTAGGTGAAGTATGGATAACTCAGTGAAAACTTCCAACTCATCCGTTCGCGTCACGGTCATCATGTTGTCGCTCGGGTTGACTGCGGTTGCGACGGCTAGCGACCTCGTGATCGTGGGACGCAGCAGCGGGATCAATCTGTTCGAAGCATTCAGCGCAGCAATCTTCGCGTTGTTGTTTGGTTGGATTGCATTTTCGTTCGTGCTCGCAACGCTCGGGTTTCTCTCGCTGCACGGTCGGCGTCGCGCGTCGACGAAGTTAACGCTGCCAAACGCGTCGAGCCTCGATCCGGATAAAAAAGAGGACGCCCAATCGCTGCGTACTGCGGTGTTGATGCCGGTGTACAACGAAGCGCCGGAACGCGTGATCGCAGGGATCGAAGCGATGATTGGTGATCTGCGCACGTACGATGCGACGGATCAATTCGACTTTTATCTGCTCAGCGACACCACGCAATCAGAAGTCTGGTTGCAAGAGGAGTTGGTGTGGTCTCAGTTTGTCCAACGCGTTCCCGATTGCCGGGTGTTTTATCGGCACCGGCCGCACAACAAGTCGCGCAAGGCAGGTAATATCGCTGACTTTTGTATCCGCTGGGGAGCGAGTTATCCGTACATGATCGTTTTGGATGCGGACAGTTTGATGTCGGCTGCAACAATGCTGGAGATGGTCGCGCGCATGCGAGCGGACACCCAGTTGGGAATTCTTCAAGTTCCCCCGGCGCCGGTCGGGCGAAATTCCTTGTTCGCGCGTCTGCAACAGTTTGCGGCGCACGCGTACGGTCCGATTTTTGTCGCCGGATTCGCCAGGTGGGCAGGTGATGACGGAAACTATTGGGGACACAACGCGATCATCCGTGTGCGAGCTTTTTTGGAGCACTGTGATTTGCCGGTGTTGCCAGGAAAAGAGCCATTGGGTGGAGCGATCCTCAGTCACGATTTCGTCGAAGCGGCGTTGATGGTGCGATCGGGATGGAAGGTGCAGATCGCGACAGACTTGCAAGGAAGCTTTGAGGAATGTCCGACCACGCTGGCAGATTATGCCCAACGCGATCAACGATGGTGCCAGGGAAATTTGCAGCACGCTAAATTGTTGACGGCCGAAAACTATCGGACGCTCAGCCGATTTCACTTTGCCAGTGGTGTGTTGTCCTACGCCGCATCGCCGATTTGGATTGCATTCATGATGCTGTGTGTCTCTGGGATGCTTTATGACCACTGGATCCACCAGGCGGGCGCCATTGCCGACGATGCCGTGTCGATCGGGGCGATCACGCTGTTTTCGATTTCCATGATCGTGTTGTTCCTGCCCAAACTGTGGGCCGTGATCCATGTCTTGTCGGACCACGCTCGGGTCAAAGCGGTCGGAGGGGCAATGCGTCTGATCTCAAGTACGGTATTGGAGTCGATGTTTTCCGTTTTGTTGTCCCCGATTATGGCTCTCTATCATAGTTGGTTCGTGTTCGCAGCCTTGATGGGAACGAGTGTGAGTTGGTCGACGCAGAATCGCAACGAACATTGTTTGCGGTGGGAAGAGGTCACGCGACAGTTCTGGACCTTCACCGCAATGGGCTTGGCATTGACCGCTTTGATCGCATGGTGGATGCCGCCCTTGCTGGTTTGGTTTTCACCGGTGTTGATCGGGCTGGTTGTGTCGATTCCGTTGGCGAAACTCGCGGCAAGTGTCTCAGCGGGCAAGGCACTCAAACGTGCCGGGCTGTTGCTGATTCCTCAAGAGACGGAGCCCTGCGACGTCATTCGGAATCACCGCCACGCCCTGGAGCGATTGGAGGCCGAACGCGCCTCGACCGGCGAGTTGTTTGAGAGGTTTATTAGCGAACCCTCGCTGCATGCACTGCATCAACGGATCCAACTCGCAAGCGACGCCAGTGTGACCATGCACGCCGACGATGCGCGTGAGCTTCGCCATGTGATCGATGTGGGCGGCGTGCGGTCGATTCCCCCGTCGTTGCAGCGTGCATTGCTGTTGGATTGTGAGGCGTTTCGTGAATTGCATTTGGACGTCGTGCAACAATGGCAACTCCAGGCCGCTGACCACGAATGATCACCGCCCACGCTATTCCTCTCTCGGAGCGACACGTTCATCGTCCACTTCGACGAACGTGACCGACCGAACCATCTGATCCACGAACATGCCGCCGGCGCGTCGTGCTGGTATATTCTTGTTGATCAATCTCGCACGCATTTCGTTCTAAGCATCGCAACCCATGGAACATTACGACTTTACCGAACTCGACTCCCAAGGCCGTCAACCGCAGGTCGTGCATCGCTCGGACTGGGGATCGCATGCTGATTTGTGGAGGGGCGTGTTGGAAGGCAAGGACATCGGGACAGGCGTCACGGTGCTGTTTTACGCAACCGATGAAATCGGCAAGGGGCCACTCTGGCACGTTCATCCGTACGATGAATTGTTCATCGTTCGCAAGGGAAGGGCCCTGTTCACCATCGGTGACAAGAAAATCGAGGCAGAGACCGGCGATGTGCTCCTCGGACCCGCCAACATCCCCCACAAGTATCACAGCATCGGCCCCGGCCGGCTTGAAACAACCGACATCCACCTATCGGATCGATGGATCCAAACAAACCTCGATGACCCGGAACTGGCAAGGTGATGGGGGCAAAACGATGGGGGCAAAACGATGGGGGCAAAACGATGGGGGCAAAACGATGGGGGCAGAATGATGGGGGCAGAATGATGGGGGCAGAATGATGGGGGCAGAATGATGGGGCAGAATGATGGGGGCAGAATGATGGGGGCAGAATGATGGGGGCAGAATGATGGGGGCAGAATGATGGGGGCAGAATGATGGGGGCAGAATGATGGGGGCAGAATGATGGGGGCAGAATGATGGGGGCAGAATGATGGAGGCAGAATGATGGGGTGGCAGAACGATGGGGTGGCAGAACGATGGGGTGGCAGAATGATGGGGTGGCAGAATGATGGGGTGGCTGGTGAATTTTCTGGTTTTATTGTGCATGCGTTCGGGACACGACGACCGGTTGCTGATCAGCCGGTCCCGTTTGGCTTTGGTTCTGGTGTTCCAGTTGGTCGCTTCCGGCGTCGCCGTTGCCCAGGTCCAGTTGGCAAATGTGTTTGCCGATCGGATGGTGCTGCAACGCGAGTTGCCGGTCCCGGTCTGGGGGACCGCGGATCCGGGGGCGAGTGTCCAGGTGGCGTTCGATGGCCAGTCCCACACCACGATCGCCGATGAACAGGGTCGGTGGCGGGTGACGCTGGCGGCGATGAAGGCATCGGCGTCTCCGCGTGAGTTGGTCGTGCAGTCTGAAGCAGATCGAGTCGTTCGCAAGAACGTTTGGGTCGGCGAGGTTTGGTTGGCTGCCGGTCAGTCGAATATGGCCTACACGACACGAGCCATGGCAAGTCGACTCGCCAAGGGACAAGACTTGGTGTCAGCCGCGGACTTTCCCGCGATTCGGTTCTGCAGAATCAACGAACCGGATTCCCCCCAGCCGCTTGACGACCTTCCCGCGATCGCACAGTGGGATGTCTGCACGCCGCAAAACG
Encoded here:
- a CDS encoding glucan biosynthesis protein, yielding MSQASDRSIGQWTDVVDYGSLCTLARQVADGPATPRSVLPEVLASMQYDDYRRISFRPKHAVWWNERPTSLETFHRGFVQRDKVRIFTISNGETQEVMFSKSDFQYQPPLIPDAIPCDAGHAGLKLVSTIDGMSGGQELLTFLGASYFRGRSGATHYGASARALAIDIAMNREEEFPFFRGFWVIRPQHDQHRVTVLALLDSPSVAGAYKFELTPGMHESQLQVESTLHFRSTPDKVALAPLTSMWIWGDGLDGPPKDARPAVHDSDGLLVQHRNATTNRRHSNQLDPDASSSDDASEWTWRAFARQSYPSVSRIAVDQLIGFGLMQRNRSFYHYDDHNARYDLRPSVWVTTDEAWTDGVIELLELPGAHEGVDNIAAYWVPDSKPTVDEPVQLNYTVSFFAGDYGRQVNVARATHFDVKRDSDEQSIDMTIRFSGTPLDKAHVLAHMGVDVQLMRASLLRKSVERTESGDLLVGLTFQLEGESPPELAVQLVDEGKPVSERFTYLCPPKQPEFVYPAVYTRTE
- the mdoH gene encoding glucans biosynthesis glucosyltransferase MdoH; translated protein: MKTSNSSVRVTVIMLSLGLTAVATASDLVIVGRSSGINLFEAFSAAIFALLFGWIAFSFVLATLGFLSLHGRRRASTKLTLPNASSLDPDKKEDAQSLRTAVLMPVYNEAPERVIAGIEAMIGDLRTYDATDQFDFYLLSDTTQSEVWLQEELVWSQFVQRVPDCRVFYRHRPHNKSRKAGNIADFCIRWGASYPYMIVLDADSLMSAATMLEMVARMRADTQLGILQVPPAPVGRNSLFARLQQFAAHAYGPIFVAGFARWAGDDGNYWGHNAIIRVRAFLEHCDLPVLPGKEPLGGAILSHDFVEAALMVRSGWKVQIATDLQGSFEECPTTLADYAQRDQRWCQGNLQHAKLLTAENYRTLSRFHFASGVLSYAASPIWIAFMMLCVSGMLYDHWIHQAGAIADDAVSIGAITLFSISMIVLFLPKLWAVIHVLSDHARVKAVGGAMRLISSTVLESMFSVLLSPIMALYHSWFVFAALMGTSVSWSTQNRNEHCLRWEEVTRQFWTFTAMGLALTALIAWWMPPLLVWFSPVLIGLVVSIPLAKLAASVSAGKALKRAGLLLIPQETEPCDVIRNHRHALERLEAERASTGELFERFISEPSLHALHQRIQLASDASVTMHADDARELRHVIDVGGVRSIPPSLQRALLLDCEAFRELHLDVVQQWQLQAADHE
- a CDS encoding cupin domain-containing protein; protein product: MEHYDFTELDSQGRQPQVVHRSDWGSHADLWRGVLEGKDIGTGVTVLFYATDEIGKGPLWHVHPYDELFIVRKGRALFTIGDKKIEAETGDVLLGPANIPHKYHSIGPGRLETTDIHLSDRWIQTNLDDPELAR